GAACAGCCCGTCGACGAAGTTCACACCCGCCGCCGCCACGTCGACCAGCACCTGCCCGGCCCGCGGCACCGGCGGGTCCTCGTCGACCACCTTCAGCCCGCCCAGGTCCCCCACGGCCTCGCACACGACGCGTCGCATGACCTCATCCTCGCCCGTGCTCGTCGTCACCGGCGACACGGCGGCTCACGACGTGGACCGGTGCACCTCCCGGAACGACGCCCGTGGCGTGAGGACGCACAGCTCGTTGCCCTCGGGGTCGGCGAGCACCTCCCAGCTCACCTCGTCGCCCTGGCCGACGTCGACGGCCACCGCGCCCAGTGCCTGCAGCCGCGCCACCTCGGCCGCCAGGTCGCCGTCGGGGCCGGGCGCCAGGTCGAGGTGGAGGCGGTTCTTCACGGTCTTGGGCCCGTCGGGCACCCGGAAGAGGTCCAGTTGCGGCCCCCGACCCGAGGGCGGACGGAGGCTCCAGCCGTCGTCGCCGTCGGGCTTCCCCTCCCAGCCGATGGCCTCGCTCCAGAACCGGGCCAGAGCCGCGGGATCGGCGCAGTCGACGGCGATCGCCGCCCACGGCCCGGCGTAGGTCGACCGGGGCCCCAGCAGGCACAGCTCGTTGCCCTCGGGGTCGGCGAGCACCTCCCAGCCCACCTCGTCGCCCTGGCCGATGTCGATGGGCGTGGCGCCGAGGCCCTGGAACCGGGCGAGCTCGGCGTCGTAGTGGTCGCTCGACCGGGAGGCCAGATCGAGGTGCACCCGGTTCTTCCCGACCTTCGGGTCGTCGACCTGCACGAACTCCAGGCCGGGCGTGTCGTCGGGGAGCTCGCCGACGGGCGCCGCCACCGCCACCTCGTCGCCGTCGGGCGACTCGTACAGGATCTCCCAGTCGAGGGCGGCCGCCCAGAAGCGGGCCAACACGAGCGGGTCGGCGGCATCGACGACGATGCTCCAGAGACGGGTCGGCATCCGCCCATGTTGGCGCGGAATCCCCCGGCGTCCCCGGACGTTCTCGTTGGGCGA
This DNA window, taken from Acidimicrobiales bacterium, encodes the following:
- a CDS encoding VOC family protein translates to MPTRLWSIVVDAADPLVLARFWAAALDWEILYESPDGDEVAVAAPVGELPDDTPGLEFVQVDDPKVGKNRVHLDLASRSSDHYDAELARFQGLGATPIDIGQGDEVGWEVLADPEGNELCLLGPRSTYAGPWAAIAVDCADPAALARFWSEAIGWEGKPDGDDGWSLRPPSGRGPQLDLFRVPDGPKTVKNRLHLDLAPGPDGDLAAEVARLQALGAVAVDVGQGDEVSWEVLADPEGNELCVLTPRASFREVHRSTS